The following proteins are co-located in the Nitrosopumilaceae archaeon genome:
- a CDS encoding lamin tail domain-containing protein, with translation MRDPRLYLVIGFLAVVMLCVQVNPVMGQLSSIANHVVINEVETDPPGDDSKSISQWVELYNPTSEPVNIGGWTIGATTGLRNTYTISAGTNIQSGQFLTYTYGPSWFPHIGAVIQLKDANGMVVDQTPPLDDQKNDFNTWQRIADGFNTNSTSDWVFKIATTGSSNGKLVSAGTSSVLSITVTTDKTSYVFGDIVKISGQVSKQVNIPNLSYIPEQIRILVTGPGFQKTITAYPNNNLQFETDLKTDPLLGFQEGDYNVSVIYSDASAATQFVLNAQAYVPPPQQAQTKLTFGTDKPSYILGDPITIIGNVSKIIPLTAVTYTVYDPNNVKVYDGNLYPDSQGRITSYNYFHHTSTSSGVVLNSVNPVYGTYDIVAKYDTATTTTWFNLIPQPTLSAPIVVTTDKQAYGLGDTVTISGRTNLIGVNDFQIEIVQSYTSGVVRQTYDVKSSLNVSSDGTFTYTLPIPSVTDRFGSYRAIISEKSYKTEADFHVVQNPSIFVATNSGPLSITTDQSSYAIGDSVAISGNIASNQVTTATSLVITVLNGNGTALISKANTGPNLSGGIGSGVVNTPLTFYAYPDSNGNYKIQETLYRSVFEPGTYTLKATYNKLTTTASFSVYDPLVTGNQAVVASTDKQVYGVGETVHLTGKLSSFVDTSSYTITLTLPDGSIITNPLTITNGFFSWDWTIPNSSTTGGTLATIINSGRQNVVTINNYPNTFGIYRISIGSNHAKTDLFFGVSKNPQSETKLSPFFLETDKTDYTTTQTVRVFGQVIPQVNAAALEQNTLINIVVYTGTGQEASRATVQVNPGGQFQTSIELRPGIFQTGTYKIYGNYLGVASQASFNVTDPFTTSSSKLSLLLTTDNDKYLPGQTVLITGRTSFIISINSVDISVGLANDTIISEGQVVSKAGNVLPKATVPFDQTSSFSYNYKIPDNAKLGNYVVMAKAPFGVFSAPFQVVNQLPNVVTPPQVNATQGNTTQGNTTQGIPQVTTPSIKPSTIGPTQKTILSNTITVDKVNRITDSFIPITIKEKTVGNSTFYPRMIDGLLRVNSGDESNVSLKVTFEDGTCLIGQDPNCKITGSTQNSGSLYQTIQIGNQNFLVGYTGSGARLEKFTILPADENGVIQDGQFNVQIIKKDQPSRFYYQITYVSK, from the coding sequence ATGAGAGACCCTAGATTATATCTTGTAATTGGATTTTTGGCAGTAGTCATGCTGTGTGTTCAAGTAAATCCTGTAATGGGCCAACTAAGTTCTATTGCTAATCATGTTGTGATAAATGAAGTTGAAACAGATCCTCCAGGTGATGATTCTAAATCAATATCACAATGGGTAGAGCTGTATAATCCAACATCCGAACCAGTTAACATTGGTGGTTGGACAATTGGAGCTACAACTGGATTACGAAATACATACACAATTTCTGCTGGTACAAATATTCAAAGCGGACAATTTTTGACATATACGTATGGACCATCATGGTTTCCACATATTGGTGCAGTTATTCAACTAAAAGATGCAAATGGTATGGTCGTAGACCAAACTCCACCACTAGATGATCAGAAAAATGACTTTAACACTTGGCAGAGAATTGCAGATGGATTTAATACAAACTCTACTAGCGACTGGGTATTCAAAATAGCAACTACAGGTAGTTCAAATGGAAAACTAGTTTCAGCTGGAACTTCTTCCGTACTTAGTATTACAGTTACAACTGATAAAACAAGCTATGTTTTTGGTGATATAGTAAAAATAAGCGGTCAAGTTTCAAAACAAGTTAACATACCAAATCTAAGTTATATTCCAGAACAAATTCGCATACTTGTTACAGGCCCTGGATTTCAAAAAACAATTACAGCATATCCTAACAATAACCTTCAATTTGAAACAGATTTGAAAACTGATCCGCTATTGGGATTTCAAGAAGGAGACTATAATGTTTCTGTGATTTATTCAGATGCATCAGCAGCTACACAATTTGTCTTAAATGCACAAGCATATGTTCCTCCACCACAACAAGCACAAACTAAACTTACATTTGGCACTGATAAACCATCTTACATTTTGGGAGATCCGATAACTATTATAGGAAACGTCTCAAAAATTATTCCGCTTACTGCTGTAACGTACACAGTATATGATCCTAATAATGTCAAAGTTTACGATGGAAACTTGTATCCTGATTCGCAAGGAAGAATTACTTCTTATAATTATTTTCATCATACATCTACTTCATCAGGTGTTGTTTTAAATTCAGTAAATCCTGTTTATGGAACATATGATATTGTTGCAAAATATGATACAGCTACAACAACTACTTGGTTTAATCTAATACCGCAGCCAACTCTGAGTGCTCCAATAGTAGTAACTACAGACAAACAAGCATATGGATTAGGTGACACTGTAACAATTTCAGGCCGTACAAATTTGATTGGAGTGAATGACTTTCAAATCGAGATAGTACAATCCTATACATCAGGTGTTGTTAGACAAACATATGACGTAAAAAGTTCATTAAATGTTTCATCAGATGGTACATTTACATATACATTACCAATTCCAAGTGTGACAGATAGATTTGGAAGCTACAGAGCAATAATATCTGAAAAATCCTATAAAACAGAAGCAGACTTTCATGTAGTACAAAATCCAAGTATTTTTGTAGCAACAAATTCAGGACCTTTATCCATTACAACAGATCAATCCTCTTATGCAATAGGAGACTCCGTTGCTATTTCAGGTAACATTGCATCAAATCAAGTCACAACCGCCACTAGTCTTGTTATTACAGTATTGAATGGAAATGGTACAGCTTTAATATCAAAAGCTAATACTGGTCCAAATCTTTCAGGAGGAATAGGATCAGGTGTGGTAAATACCCCTCTGACATTTTACGCATATCCTGATAGCAATGGTAACTACAAAATTCAAGAAACATTATACCGTAGTGTCTTTGAACCAGGTACGTATACTCTAAAAGCCACATATAATAAACTGACAACTACTGCATCGTTTTCAGTTTATGATCCGTTAGTAACAGGAAATCAAGCTGTAGTAGCAAGTACTGATAAACAAGTCTATGGCGTTGGAGAAACAGTGCATCTGACTGGTAAACTATCTAGTTTTGTAGATACGTCATCATACACAATTACATTAACACTGCCTGATGGCAGTATAATCACAAACCCCTTAACAATAACCAATGGATTCTTCTCTTGGGATTGGACAATACCTAATTCTTCTACTACTGGAGGAACTCTTGCAACTATAATCAACTCTGGCAGACAAAATGTTGTAACCATAAATAATTATCCAAACACATTTGGAATCTATAGAATATCCATTGGCTCAAATCATGCTAAAACTGACTTGTTCTTCGGCGTTTCTAAAAATCCACAATCAGAAACCAAATTGTCACCATTTTTCCTAGAGACAGACAAGACAGATTATACAACTACTCAAACAGTGCGAGTCTTTGGTCAAGTAATACCGCAAGTTAATGCTGCTGCACTTGAACAAAATACTCTGATTAACATTGTTGTATATACTGGTACTGGACAGGAGGCCTCCAGAGCAACAGTACAAGTAAACCCAGGAGGTCAATTTCAAACTTCAATAGAATTGCGTCCAGGAATATTTCAAACTGGAACATACAAGATATACGGAAACTATCTTGGAGTAGCCTCACAGGCAAGCTTTAACGTAACTGATCCGTTTACTACTTCATCAAGTAAACTTTCATTGTTGTTGACAACTGATAATGACAAGTATCTTCCAGGTCAGACTGTTTTAATTACTGGAAGAACAAGTTTCATAATATCAATTAACTCTGTTGATATTTCTGTTGGTCTTGCAAATGATACCATCATAAGTGAAGGACAAGTGGTATCAAAGGCAGGTAATGTATTACCAAAAGCTACGGTGCCTTTTGATCAAACAAGTTCTTTTAGTTATAATTATAAAATTCCTGATAATGCAAAACTTGGAAACTATGTTGTAATGGCCAAAGCTCCCTTTGGTGTGTTTAGTGCTCCATTCCAAGTTGTAAATCAATTACCAAATGTAGTGACACCTCCTCAAGTAAATGCAACTCAAGGAAATACTACGCAAGGAAACACAACACAAGGAATACCGCAAGTAACTACTCCATCGATAAAACCAAGTACCATTGGACCTACTCAGAAAACAATTCTTTCCAATACTATAACAGTTGACAAGGTAAATAGAATAACAGATTCATTTATACCAATAACCATTAAGGAAAAAACTGTCGGAAATAGTACATTCTATCCAAGAATGATTGATGGTTTATTACGTGTAAATTCTGGTGATGAATCAAATGTTAGCCTTAAGGTGACTTTTGAAGATGGAACCTGCTTGATTGGTCAGGATCCTAATTGTAAGATTACAGGCTCTACACAAAACTCTGGCTCACTATATCAAACAATCCAAATCGGTAACCAAAACTTTTTGGTCGGATATACTGGTTCTGGGGCTAGACTGGAGAAATTTACAATCTTACCTGCAGATGAAAACGGTGTAATTCAAGATGGACAATTTAATGTACAAATTATTAAGAAAGACCAACCCTCTAGGTTCTACTACCAGATTACTTACGTGTCTAAATAG